TTGTAGGCTCAACAATCGTATCCCCCATTTTTAGCTCTCCATTTAGTTGCGCTTTGTTAATCATATTTAATGCGACACGATCTTTAACACTTCCACCAGGATTAAAATATTCTAGTTTTACGTAAACGTCAGCCGCACCAGCAGGAACTAAGTTGTTTAATTTTACAATAGGGGTTTTACCAATCAATTCTGTAACTGAATTAAAAATTTGGGCCATCACACATTCCTCCATTTTCATTTTTTCTGTCATTTTCTTATTTTATAATAGCTCATATAAAGCCATCTGGCTATCGTTTTGCTATTGTAAGCTAATTGATAGGCACTCTTTAAACAAATTTAATAAAAGTATTGTATAGTAGAAGAGTCTTTAAAAATGAAAATAGGAGTACTCATAAATGAAAATTATAAATATCAGCCCACGAGGTTATTGTTATGGTGTCGTAGACGCTATGGTCATTGCTAGAAATGCCTCTTTAGATGAAACCTTACCTCGTCCGATCTACATATTAGGAATGATCGTGCATAATAAACATGTTACTGATGCGTTTGAAAGCATTGGTATTCATACGTTAGAAGGGGAAAATCGTGAAGAAATTTTATCGAAAGTTGATCGCGGAACAGTAATTTTTACTGCTCACGGAACATCACCTAAAGTAAAAGAATTAGCAATCGAAAAAGGCTTAACTGTGATTGATGCTACGTGTCCAGATGTAATGATCACACATGAATTAATTGCCGAAAAAGTTTCTGAAGGCTATGAAATTATCTACATCGGAAAGAAAAATCACCCTGAACCTGAAGGCGCACTTGGCGTTTCTCCAGAACATGTTCATCTAGTGTCTAATGCGCAAGAAATTTCTAATTTAACACTCGATGCTAAAAAAATCTTTGTAACAAACCAAACAACAATGAGTCAATGGGATGTTAGTGACTTAATGGATGCCATTCAAGAGAAATATCCTCATGTTCTTATTCACAAAGACATTTGTAAAGCAACTCAAGTAAGGCAAGAAGCAGTCGTTGAACAAGCTCAAGGATGTGATTTGACCATCGTTGTAGGTGATCCGAAAAGTAATAACAGTAATCGTTTAGCTCAAGTGTCTATCGAACAAGCAAACGTTCCAGCACATCGAATCTCTGACGTATCACAAATTGATCCTGCTTGGTTGATAGGCGTCAATCAAATCGCAGTGACAGCGGGAGCTTCAACGCCTACGCAAATTGTTCGTGAAGTCATTGAATATTTGAAGAATTTCGATGAACATGATACAACTACTTACAAACAAAGCTCAACAACAACTGCTGAAGCGATTCTGCCTAGACCAAGAATCAAAGATTTAACTAAGAATCGACAACGTCGTCTAGAAGAATTACGCGCTGGAAAAAGATAAAAAAATTCTCGAAAATCATTGTCACATATGACGTTGATTTTCGAGAGTTTAAATTTTATGCAATTTGTAAAACTTGGCCTACTGTGATCAATTCAGCTGACAAACCGTTAAGTGTCATCAGTTGGTCTACTGAAAGACCATTCTTTTCTGCAATCGCCCACAAAGTGTCCCCAGAAGCAACCGTATAAGTAGTACCACTAGCATTTGCTACACTGGCACTGCTTTGCCCAAGCGCAGTTAAGTCAAATGTTGTATTCCCACTTGTTGATGCGCTGTCGGGGGTACCCCAATCATAATCAGTTAAGTTATATGTCGCTATCAGCCAGTTTAATTTACTGGCGTAATTAGGATCTGTAGCGTAGCGTCCAGCTAAAGCTGCAGTAGCATCTGTATAATTTGAGGTGTTACTCTTCCAAACGCCATAGTAGTGATAATTTCCGCTAGATGCCATTGTTGTTCTAAGAACGTTGGCATGATCTTGGAACGATTCAGCGTATGATGGATAACTCCTAAATGGTTCATTCACTGTAACCCATTCACCATTTAAGTATTCTGAGGTAGGCATATAAACTGTTTGACCACCGTAGCTACCTTTCACACCAAATAAATTATAGTTCGGTGCCGCAGCCAAACCAGATGTACCATAACTACTTTCAAGTAAAGCTTGAGCAATCATTACAGATGCATATAAATCATTTGCACTTGCAACTGAAGCAGCTGAATAGGCGATAGAATCAATAAATGCTTGTTGAGACGCTGCTCCTTGTTGTTCTGCTTGTACACTTATAGGTAATAAATTACTTGCAACAGGAAGAAAAACTAGCGAAGTTCCTACTGCAGCTGCAATTTTCTTACTGCTGATCACACGTTCTTTATGCTGGTGCCTACTACTTCTTGTTTTTTTCTCTTCCATCCTTTTGCTCCTCCTCGATAGAACATCATGCCATTATTCTACTAGGGGATCTTTTTATAAACAATTATTTAGCCTTTAAACTTTAACTTTTAAAACTGGTGTAATCTTGATGAAATGTTTGTTTTATTGATTACTGAAATTTTGTTTTAATGTTTTGACATACTGTAGGTTATTCATTGATTTTTCAATACAAAAACACAATCACAGCTTTTTTATTAAAAAATCTTTCATTTTATTGTTAAATTTTTCTATTATTTCAATTTCATTACATTTATTTCTTAAAAACCTAATATTATAAGAAACAGATAAAATTAAAAAAAAGGACAGCTTTTAGCCGTCCTTTTTTAGTTTACAAACTGTTATATTTTGAAACAACGTTTTCAGTTGTAAAACCGAATTCGTTCAATACTAAATCGCCAGGTGCAGAAGCACCAAAGTGATTAATTGTTACAGTTGTACCTGCTGTGCCTACATAACGTTCCCATCCAAATGGTGATGCTGCCTCAATTGCTACTCGTTTTGTTATTTCTGATGGTAAAACAGATTCTTTATAGTCAGCTGTTTGTTTTTCAAATAAATCAAAACTTGGCATTGAAACAACAGAAACGTCTTTACCTTGTTCAGCAAGTGCTTTTTGAGCTTCGATGGCTAAGTTGACTTCTGAGCCAGTTGCAATTAAAATCCCTTCAGGCTTCCCACCTTGTTGCGGAGAAATTACATACGCACCTTTTTGAACAAACTCATCTGCTTTTTCTTTAGTCCCTTCAATTACTGGTAAGTTTTGTCGACTTAGAACTAAAACTGTTGGGGCATCTTTTGTTGTCATCGCAATTTTCCAAGCAGCAACAGTTTCATTACCATCTGCTGGACGTAACACTTGTACACCAGGCATACAGCGAATGCTTGCTAGTTGTTCTACAGGTTCATGTGTTGGACCATCTTCTCCAACAGCTACAGAATCATGTGTTAGTACGTAAGTTACTGGCGTATGTTGAATAGCAGCTAGACGAACTGCCGGACGTAAATAATCGGTAAAAACAAAGAATGTTCCGCCGTACACACGACTACCACCATGTAATTGAATCCCATTCATTGCAGCTGCCATTGCAAATTCACGAACACCGAACCAAATATTGCGCCCTTCATATTGTCCAGGTTCAAAATCTTTTTCTGCTGCAACCATTGTGTTATTAGATGCTGATAAATCGGCAGAACCACCCCAGAAACTTGGAACAGCTTTCGAAATCGCTTGAATCGTTTCTTTACTTGTAACACGGCTAGCCGCACTTGATCCTACCTCATATGTTGGCAACTCGCTATCCCAATTTTCAGGAAGCTCATCAGCGAAAGCTTGCTGAAATTGTTTTGCTAATTCAGGATGCTGTTTTGTATAGTTTTCAAACATTTCATTCCATTTATCTTCAGCTTTGCCGCCTTCGTCGACCATTGTTTCCTTGAAGCGAGCAGCAACTTCTTCTGGAACTGTGAAATCTGGATAATCCCAACCATAAACAGCTTTTGCAGCAGTAATTCCTTCTGCTCCGATTGGCGCGCCATGAACAGAAGATGTTCCTTCTTTCGGTGCACCATAACCAATGACTGTTTTGACTTCAATCAATGTTGGTTTATCAGATTCAGCTTTTGCAGCTTCAATTGCTCTAGAAATTTCTTCTAAATCATTGCCATCTTTTACTAAAATATGTTGCCAACCGTATGCTTCATAGCGAGCACCTACATTTTCAGTAAAGGCTTTTGATGTCGGTCCATCCAAAGAGATGTCATTTGAATCGTATAACACAATCAGTTTGCCTAATTTCATATGTCCAGCCATTGAACTAGCTTCTTGAGAAACACCTTCCATCAAGTCACCATCTCCACATAATGCATACGTGTAGTGATCAATGACAGGGAAACTATCACGATTGTAGACAGCCGCTGTATGCGCTTCTGCCATCGCCATACCAACAGCCATCGCAATCCCTTGACCTAAAGGCCCTGTAGTTGCTTCAACACCATCTGTATGATGCACTTCTGGATGCCCAGGAGTTTTGCTGTCCCATTGACGGAAACTTTTCAGATCATCCATTGTTACACCATAGCCGGCTAAGTGAAGCAAGCTGTATAGCATTGCTGACCCATGTCCCGCTGAAAGAATAAAACGGTCTCTATCGACCCAATTTGTTGATGTTTTAGGATTTACTTTTAAGTGTTTTGTCCATAGTGCATAAGCCATTGGGGCAGCACCCATTGGTAAGCCTGGGTGACCTGAGTTTGCTTTTTGAACTGCTTCGATACTTAATGTGCGAATCGTGTTGACGCCTAACTGATCAGTGTTGTCGAACAAAAAAATCATCTCCTATTTAGGTTTTTTTTACCTTTATTAACTATATTTTAGCTTATTTCGTTTATGAAAGCAATTACTTTTAGTAAAAAAAACCAAAATTATTTTCTGTTATGCAAACCTTTTGCTTTTTGAATCTTTTTCAATTTTTCTGGAGTTACATCATTTCCTTTAGGGTCAACAACTTTCATTCCTTCAATATGATGACGCATTCCACCTCTAAAAGCAGCTAAATATTCCTGACGAAGGACTTTTTGTTCTTCTTTTTCTTTTTCTGTCAATTGCTTTTCCTTCGCTTTTTTAGCTAGTTCATTGATGCGATTCATTTTTTCTGATGATAACATACTTATCCTCCCTATGTTTAAAAGCAAAATGAACTTGTAAAATTGTACAAGTTTACTTCCAAGTCTTATCTTATAAGATGAACACGAAAAAAACAACTATATTCCAACTAAAAACAAAGAATATCCAAGCTTTCCAACCGAAATACACCTTCCTCCACTCTTTTATTTCTGTAAAAAATGACATTTTAAAAAAACACGAACGCTTGTTTGATTTCAAAGTAGGATTATGGTACACTAGAAATATAAAGCGAAAGAAGGTGCGGGTTTTGGTGAAACGTACAGACACAAGACAAATTGAAGTACTAAAATATATATATGAGCAAGTTGAACTTAAAGGCTATCCCCCCACTGTTCGGGAAATTGGAAAAGCAGTAGATCTTTCCTCTACCTCCACTGTTCATGGACATTTAGCACGTTTAGAGAAAAAAGGATTGATTTTACGTGACCCTACTAAACCAAGAGCCATCGAGCTTACCCCAGAAGGTCTTGAACGAATCGGTGTCCAACCGACAGTGATTCCTATGTTAGGAGTGGTTACAGCTGGAGAACCGATTTTAGCAGTTGAGGAAGCTTCTGACTTTTTCCCACTTCCACCCGATTTAAAATCAGAAGAAAATACATTGTTTATGTTAACGATTAGAGGTGAAAGTATGATCAACGCCGGCATCCTTGATGGTGACCAGGTGATTGTTCGTAAACAAGCTTCCGCTCTAAATGGAGATATCGTTATCGCTATGACCGACGAGGATGAAGCTACTTGCAAGCGATTCTTTAAAGAGTTTGATCATATTCGCTTACAACCAGAAAATGATGCTTTAGAACCAATTATATTAGAAAATGTAAGTATTTTAGGGAAAGTTGTTGGCTTATACCGCAATCATATTTAAATAAACAAAAAAACATACTATTCTGGTATGTTTTTTGTTTTTCCAAATTTTTATTCAATCGCAACTTTTCTTTGATAAGTTTCAAACTGATAAGGATATTGATTTTTTTCGTCACGCTCTCCCTCACTGAGGTTGATCATCGTCCACTCATCCCAAGAAACCTCAGGAAATTGTGTATCTCCTTCAAACGTATAGAAAATAACTGTACGATATAAGACATCACAATAAGGTAAAAATTCCTCGTAAACAGCTGACCCACCTGCGATAAAAGTAATTCCGGAAAAGGCTTCTGCATACTTCACTACCTCATCAACTGTGTGAAAAACTTTTACGCCATTCGCTTGATAACTTGGATCGCTCGTGAGAACAATCGTTTGACGATTAGGTAGGGGGCTTGCCCCCATCCCTTCAAACGTTTTTCTCCCCATAACAATCGTGTTATTTTCAGTCATCTGTTTAAAAAACTTTAAATCATTTGGCAGATGCCAAGGTAATTGATTATCTTTACCAATTGTCCCTTGTTCATCTTGCGCCCATATGGCTGCTAGCATTGGAGTGCTCCTTTCAAATTAAACGGCAATTGGCGCCTTGATTGCAGGATGAGGATCATACCCTTCAATAATAATGTCTTCCATTTCAAAATCAAAAACAGATTGTTTCTCTAGATTTAATTTTAGCGTTGGAAATGAGCGGATCTCTCTAGTCAACTGTTCGTTCATCTGATCAATATGATTGTTGTAAAGATGAGCGTCTCCTAACGTATGAACAAAGTCTCCCACCTCTAAGCCTGTTTCATGAGCAATTAAGTGTGTTAATAAGGCGTAGCTGGCAATATTAAATGGAACACCTAAAAACACATCACCGCTGCGTTGGTACAACTGGCAACTCAGTTTCCCATCATTGACGTAAAATTGAAACATTGTATGACAAGGCGGCAAGGCCA
The DNA window shown above is from Enterococcus sp. 4G2_DIV0659 and carries:
- the tkt gene encoding transketolase, which produces MFDNTDQLGVNTIRTLSIEAVQKANSGHPGLPMGAAPMAYALWTKHLKVNPKTSTNWVDRDRFILSAGHGSAMLYSLLHLAGYGVTMDDLKSFRQWDSKTPGHPEVHHTDGVEATTGPLGQGIAMAVGMAMAEAHTAAVYNRDSFPVIDHYTYALCGDGDLMEGVSQEASSMAGHMKLGKLIVLYDSNDISLDGPTSKAFTENVGARYEAYGWQHILVKDGNDLEEISRAIEAAKAESDKPTLIEVKTVIGYGAPKEGTSSVHGAPIGAEGITAAKAVYGWDYPDFTVPEEVAARFKETMVDEGGKAEDKWNEMFENYTKQHPELAKQFQQAFADELPENWDSELPTYEVGSSAASRVTSKETIQAISKAVPSFWGGSADLSASNNTMVAAEKDFEPGQYEGRNIWFGVREFAMAAAMNGIQLHGGSRVYGGTFFVFTDYLRPAVRLAAIQHTPVTYVLTHDSVAVGEDGPTHEPVEQLASIRCMPGVQVLRPADGNETVAAWKIAMTTKDAPTVLVLSRQNLPVIEGTKEKADEFVQKGAYVISPQQGGKPEGILIATGSEVNLAIEAQKALAEQGKDVSVVSMPSFDLFEKQTADYKESVLPSEITKRVAIEAASPFGWERYVGTAGTTVTINHFGASAPGDLVLNEFGFTTENVVSKYNSL
- a CDS encoding DUF896 family protein, which gives rise to MLSSEKMNRINELAKKAKEKQLTEKEKEEQKVLRQEYLAAFRGGMRHHIEGMKVVDPKGNDVTPEKLKKIQKAKGLHNRK
- a CDS encoding dihydrofolate reductase, encoding MLAAIWAQDEQGTIGKDNQLPWHLPNDLKFFKQMTENNTIVMGRKTFEGMGASPLPNRQTIVLTSDPSYQANGVKVFHTVDEVVKYAEAFSGITFIAGGSAVYEEFLPYCDVLYRTVIFYTFEGDTQFPEVSWDEWTMINLSEGERDEKNQYPYQFETYQRKVAIE
- a CDS encoding 4-hydroxy-3-methylbut-2-enyl diphosphate reductase, yielding MKIINISPRGYCYGVVDAMVIARNASLDETLPRPIYILGMIVHNKHVTDAFESIGIHTLEGENREEILSKVDRGTVIFTAHGTSPKVKELAIEKGLTVIDATCPDVMITHELIAEKVSEGYEIIYIGKKNHPEPEGALGVSPEHVHLVSNAQEISNLTLDAKKIFVTNQTTMSQWDVSDLMDAIQEKYPHVLIHKDICKATQVRQEAVVEQAQGCDLTIVVGDPKSNNSNRLAQVSIEQANVPAHRISDVSQIDPAWLIGVNQIAVTAGASTPTQIVREVIEYLKNFDEHDTTTYKQSSTTTAEAILPRPRIKDLTKNRQRRLEELRAGKR
- a CDS encoding glucosaminidase domain-containing protein, with the protein product MEEKKTRSSRHQHKERVISSKKIAAAVGTSLVFLPVASNLLPISVQAEQQGAASQQAFIDSIAYSAASVASANDLYASVMIAQALLESSYGTSGLAAAPNYNLFGVKGSYGGQTVYMPTSEYLNGEWVTVNEPFRSYPSYAESFQDHANVLRTTMASSGNYHYYGVWKSNTSNYTDATAALAGRYATDPNYASKLNWLIATYNLTDYDWGTPDSASTSGNTTFDLTALGQSSASVANASGTTYTVASGDTLWAIAEKNGLSVDQLMTLNGLSAELITVGQVLQIA
- the lexA gene encoding transcriptional repressor LexA, which gives rise to MVKRTDTRQIEVLKYIYEQVELKGYPPTVREIGKAVDLSSTSTVHGHLARLEKKGLILRDPTKPRAIELTPEGLERIGVQPTVIPMLGVVTAGEPILAVEEASDFFPLPPDLKSEENTLFMLTIRGESMINAGILDGDQVIVRKQASALNGDIVIAMTDEDEATCKRFFKEFDHIRLQPENDALEPIILENVSILGKVVGLYRNHI